One Misgurnus anguillicaudatus chromosome 22, ASM2758022v2, whole genome shotgun sequence DNA segment encodes these proteins:
- the nup214 gene encoding nuclear pore complex protein Nup214 isoform X2 translates to MADDQDSVPEREMKDFQFRHLKKIRVFDSPDDLPKERSNLLTVSNKYGLTFAGQDRMLKVYRTRDILAVGHVEGNPNEIVEDVNAVTVSLRVSVHHLALSSDELTLSVCGTQDSTKLTLDFYDIRTFFNVSRQEKHPFTSFSPSVGSNVVLQDLKWSPVDASCLALCLSDGCMMVLDVQDSVNVTAQLPASVGVTCVCWSPKGKQVSAGKQNATVVQFTPTLQAKKVIPCPNFYNHESPAKVLDVLWLSTYSFAVVYAAADGSLETPPDLVMVSLPKKDDKRKELYMNFNDLVYGSCTERQHHYYLCHIEDWDLVFAASAASIEVSIIAKQQDKVNWELWLLEDASRAELPVTENSDDTLPVGVAIDYTSQEEIHLSDEKKIPPVPTLMLLSTDGVLCPFSLLNLNPGVKPLTVTANPLPVDGERAPSSKSLSTPAVSAATSAFPSFPVSSSTNPPSATLSFSAPPPAYHSSLAPPSGATAPPLSFGSTVAPPPGTTAPPLAFSSTAAPPSTGFSFSRPGLGSAAPSVFSPSNFSFSAPKSSSDAPAAPAFSLSSLKEVSSAQASTPQRIPTASPIISAPKTPAEPSTPVVRTNLTDRFLAVETPASTGQPFSLTSTPKPPASDSNSQTASVVNISRAPAVVSQAAHSRAPPSAVQKTPAAAPPAYSAASAQSVSVKALEKHLQQKKDSDPVMAGILEEIEHFQKELDELKTRSRGSDFKVGSTDEMKELRRESENLNSFTLEIRDTTESVHGDISLLKTSLLEGFAGAEEAKAQSELNRDKDYLHLLYKKPLDPRREEQLKEIRRLYQYVKFAMEDVNDVLDLEWEKHLEKRKKQRHLIVPEREALFTALVNHLDIINQQKHRLDQLINDLHKLRLYRRTSVWSYPSQTSSTPSEESLDSELESLKDALLKASLDMTPNTSAKSPSKMTPAKQTQLRNFLSKRQMPPVRSTAPANLSRSAFLFPQYLEELDEVSSSSSLSQPFEPEESLAVAEEEEERGPVPIMAPSVARHPAVVRTPSVQPGFGMQSAAFSRLQTGPVPIINPGPKINKDSADSTALATKTVKHGAPPTEKTTPTTLPAPLAAGKAALTRHLTSLKTGAPLTESTLKVVPQVVNVQELRDEGPSVPVSTVISSSVPAPAAQVVQQVLATVEASKNSFQGGLKVPSASLSGAPQTTSAGFVFGGAAKPDAVVTSSSVTDRNTKTPSNFPFSAASGFSFMSTSQSQDNNNTQAKSSGSPAKFSFTSTTAPKMSFGPAGSEDSFSFAPKLASPAQSLSSSTPPPGASEPNKLSQAPKSQGGPGETLGCFSGLRVGHGEEVKDAPKTTIGFSFGPPGNGPTGFTFGSPQVKPADGGDSLNSAGATAEVPKTTTSQALGLPAFSFKPQEGTTLLTKPTFTTVPTTSSLPPAPTSFSSLLRAPLSETTNVSAKSQQPDSSSSTELPPPAVSEDKEPPAEPSLDPPNFSSPTTTSANEGATPSQPTSTHTTVTPTDKPPVSSTPAPEVTTTSTPIVTPPVEVTPVAKPPAEPISTPAPEVTTVPTTTPAPPEPPAQVTSSDKPGSIFAPPSGGTDGLTSLGAISLTPAVSTSAPSAPQNSSVTSTSSVAPTPVFGQPPSSAPTSAFGSTAFGSSSTSGFGKPAFGQTPAAGFGQPATSGSASGFSFNQSSFSAGSGFGQPASPATATPASGSGGGLFGSSTPNSSFSFGAAATNPATSTGGGLFGQTSTPAFGQPSAGFGQGSMFGSNTTTASSTGFGFGQPSVFGSSTAAPSSVFGQQSSGSGVFGQTQSGGGLFGSAGGNASSGSGFFSGLGGKPSEDAANKNPFGSTNTGGFGQAVNTGSAGLFGSNKGFGVSSSSFGEQKPSGAFSTGAGSVAQQGFGSFSTPTKQGFGSAPVFGSPPTFGGSPAFGGPSSFGSAPSFSSPLGSTSSGKVFGEGTAAANMGGFGFASPPSASSFGSLANQSSAPSFGSLAQQQQQQQQQAPSGFGAPPASGFSAFGSSAGFGGFGNTNTNQSPAQTFNSWRS, encoded by the exons ATGGCGGACGATCAGGATTCCGTTCCTGAGagagaaatgaag GATTTTCAGTTTCGTCATCTGAAGAAGATTCGTGTGTTTGATTCACCTGATGATTTACCTAAAGAACGCTCCAATCTTCTCACTGTCTCTAATAAATACGGTCTGACGTTTGCTGGCCAAGACCGAATGCTCAAAGTCTACCGGACCAGAGACATCCTAGCGGTTGGGCACGTGGAAGGAAACCCTAATGAGATCG TGGAAGATGTAAACGCTGTCACGGTGTCTCTACGTGTGTCCGTGCATCATCTGGCTTTGAGTAGCGATGAGCTCACGCTGTCTGTGTGCGGCACACAAGACTCCACCAAACTCACGCTAGATTTCTATGACATCCGCACCTTCTTCAACGTG TCCCGACAGGAGAAACATCCCTTCACCTCCTTCAGTCCGTCAGTCGGGTCAAATGTGGTGCTTCAGGATCTGAAGTGGAGTCCGGTGGATGCGAGCTGTCTGGCTCTGTGTCTGTCTGATGGCTGTATGATGGTGTTAGATGTTCAGGACTCTGTGAATGTGACCGCTCAGCTGCCTGCGTCTGTGGGCGTCACCTGCG TTTGCTGGAGTCCTAAAGGAAAGCAGGTGTCTGCTGGAAAACAAAATGCTACAGTAGTTCAGTTCACACCT ACCTTACAGGCCAAGAAAGTGATTCCCTGTCCCAACTTCTATAATCATGAGAGTCCTGCTAAAG TGTTGGACGTGTTGTGGTTGAGCACATACAGTTTTGCTGTGGTGTACGCTGCAGCTGACGGCTCTCTGGAGACTCCACCTGATCTGGTGATGGTGTCGCTTCCA aaaAAAGACGATAAGAGAAAGGAGCTCTACATGAACTTTAATGACCTGGTGTATGGATCCTGTACTGAGAGACAACACCATTACTACCTGTGTCACATCGAGGACTG GGATCTCGTGTTTGCTGCATCAGCTGCTTCTATTGAGGTCAGCATCATCGCCAAACAACAGGACAAG GTGAACTGGGAACTGTGGTTACTGGAGGACGCCAGCAGAGCCGAGCTGCCCGTCACAGAGAACAGTGATGACACACTTCCTGTGGGTGTGGCCATAGATTACACCAGTCAGGAGGAGATACACCTGT CTGATGAGAAGAAGATTCCTCCAGTCCCTACACTGATGTTACTGTCTACAGATGGAGTTTTGTGTCCTTTCTCTTTACTCAACCTGAACCCGGGCGTCAAACCTCTGACTGTGACCGCCAACCCGCTGCCTGTGGACGGAGAAAGAGCGCCATCCTCCA AGTCTCTCTCCACTCCTGCTGTGTCTGCAGCCACCTCCGCATTCCCATCTTTCCCAGTATCCTCCAGCACAAACCCGCCCTCTGCAACCTTATCCTTCTCAGCCCCGCCCCCAGCTTATCACTCCTCCCTAGCTCCGCCTTCAGGCGCCACAGCCCCACCTCTGTCTTTTGGCTCCACTGTAGCCCCGCCCCCAGGCACCACAGCCCCGCCCCTGGCTTTTAGCTCCACTGCAGCGCCGCCCTCCACCGGTTTTTCCTTCTCTCGTCCTGGTCTGGGCTCCGCCGCCCCCTCTGTCTTCTCCCCATCAAATTTCTCCTTCAGCGCTCCCAAGTCCTCCTCTGATGCTCCTGCAGCACCTGCCTTCTCTTTAAGCTCTCTGAAGGAGGTCAGCAGTGCTCAGGCATCCACTCCACAGCGTATCCCCACAGCTTCTCCCATCATCAGTGCTCCCAAAACACCAGCTGAGCCCAGCACACCGGTGGTCAGAACGAACCTCACTGACAG GTTTTTGGCAGTGGAGACTCCAGCATCGACAGGGCAGCCATTTTCTCTGACCTCCACCCCTAAACCACCTGCATCAGACTCCAACAGTCAGACAGCATCAGTGGTCAACATCAGCAGAGCTCCTGCAG TTGTGTCACAGGCCGCTCACAGCAGAGCACCTCCATCCGCTGTCCAGAAAACACCTGCGGCCGCCCCTCCTGCATACAGTGCTGCGTCTGCGCAG TCCGTATCTGTGAAAGCTCTGGAGAAACATCTACAGCAGAAGAAAGATTCAGATCCGGTCATGGCAGGAATCCTGGAGGAG ATCGAACACTTTCAGAAAGAGTTGGATGAGCTGAAGACTCGCTCTAGAGGCTCAGACTTTAAAGTTGGCAGTACAGATGAGATGAAAGAGCTCAGGAGAGAATCTGAGAACTTAAACTCCTTCACACTGGAGATCAGAGACACCACTGAG TCTGTACATGGAGACATTAGTCTGTTGAAGACCAGTCTGCTGGAGGGGTTTGCTGGAGCAGAAGAAGCCAAAGCTCAGAGTGAACTCAACAGAGATAAAGATTATCTACATCTGCTTTATAAGAAACCACTGGACCCTCGACGAGAGGAACAGCTCAAG GAGATCCGTCGCTTGTATCAGTATGTGAAGTTTGCCATGGAGGACGTGAATGATGTTTTAGACCTGGAGTGGGAGAAACACTTGGAGAAGAGAAAGAAGCAGAG ACATCTGATCGTACCAGAGAGAGAAGCTCTGTTTACGGCTCTGGTGAACCATCTAGACATCATCAACCAACAGAAACATCGTCTAGATCAGCTGATCAATGATCTGCACAAACTGAGACTCTACAGACGGACATCGGTGTGGAGTTACCCCAGTCAGACCTCATCCACACCTTCAGAAGAGAG ttTGGACAGTGAGCTGGAAAGTTTGAAAGACGCTCTTCTGAAGGCCAGTCTGGATATGACACCCAATACCTCGGCTAAATCACCAT CTAAAATGACTCCAGCGAAGCAGACGCAGCTGAGGAACTTCCTGTCTAAGAGACAGATGCCACCGGTGCGCTCCACAGCTCCTG CGAATCTGTCTCGCTCGGCGTTCCTGTTCCCTCAGTATTTGGAGGAGTTGGATGAGGTGAGCTCCAGTTCTTCACTGTCTCAACCCTTCGAGCCCGAAGAGTCGCTGGCTGTGgcagaggaagaggaggaacGGGGGCCCGTCCCGATCATGGCTCCCTCAGTCGCGCGGCACCCCGCTGTGGTCCGAACTCCCTCCGTACAGCCTGGCTTTGGTATGCAGTCTGCTGCGTTCAGCCGGCTCCAGACCGGTCCAGTGCCCATCATTAACCCCG GTCCTAAAATAAATAAGGACAGTGCAGACAGCACAGCATTAGCcacaaaaacagtaaaacacGGAGCTCCGCCCACAGAGAAGACCACACCCACTACTCTCCCCGCCCCTCTGGCTGCAGGAAAAGCTGCTCTCACCAGACACTTGACCAGTCTGAAAACag GAGCTCCTCTGACCGAGTCGACTCTGAAGGTCGTTCCTCAGGTGGTGAACGTTCAGGAGCTGAGAGATGAAGGTCCATCTGTACCCGTCTCTACTGTCATCAG CTCATCTGTTCCAGCACCAGCGGCTCAGGTGGTCCAGCAGGTTTTGGCTACAGTCGAGGCGAGTAAA AATTCATTTCAAGGAGGATTAAAGGTCCCATCAGCGTCTCTGTCAGGAGCTCCTCAGACCACATCAGCAGGTTTTGTGTTTG GTGGAGCAGCTAAACCTGACGCAGTTGTGACTTCATCATCTGTCACTGACAGAAACACAAAAACTCCTTCAAACTTCCCATTCTCTGCAGC ATCTGGGTTCAGTTTTATGAGTACCTCTCAATCACAGGACAACAACAACACTCAAG CTAAGAGTTCTGGTTCTCCAGCCAAGTTCTCCTTTACCAGCACTACTGCACCCAAGATGTCATTCGGCCCAGCCGGATCCGAGGACTCATTTTCCTTTGCTCCCAAACTGGCATCTCCTGCACAGAGTTTAAGTTCCTCCACGCCGCCTCCAGGTGCGTCTGAGCCAAATAAACTCTCACAGGCTCCCAAATCCCAGGGCGGTCCCGGAGAGACCCTCGGCTGTTTCTCTGGTTTACGAGTGGGTCACGGTGAAGAAGTAAAGGACGCCCCCAAAACAACCATTGGTTTTAGCTTTGGACCACCCGGTAACGGACCTACAGGATTCACGTTTGGCTCTCCTCAGGTTAAGCCAGCGGACGGTGGAGATTCACTTAATTCAGCAGGTGCCACAGCGGAAGTTCCTAAGACGACTACATCACAAGCGCTCGGCTTACCTGCGTTCTCCTTTAAACCACAAGAGGGAACGACTCTCTTAACAAAACCAACTTTCACAACAGTTCCGACGACATCGTCTCTTCCTCCAGCGCCCACCTCTTTCAGCAGTCTTCTGCGAGCACCTCTGTCCGAGACCACCAATGTTTCAGCAAAATCTCAACAGCCCGACTCTTCTTCATCAACTGAGTTACCTCCTCCTGCTGTTTCTGAAGATAAAGAACCCCCAGCAGAACCCAGTCTTGATCCCCCAAACTTCAGTAgcccaacaaccacatctgccAATGAAGGGGCAACTCCTTCCCAACCTACTAGTACCCATACCACTGTTACACCTACTGACAAGCCCCCGGTGTCTTCCACCCCTGCCCCTGAGGTCACGACCACATCTACTCCTATTGTTACCCCACCAGTCGAGGTGACGCCTGTTGCCAAACCCCCTGCAGAACCCATCTCTACTCCTGCCCCTGAGGTCACCACCGTTCCCACAACTACTCCTGCACCTCCAGAACCCCCAGCGCAAGTCACATCTTCAGACAAACCAGGCTCAATTTTTGCCCCACCGTCGGGTGGCACAGATGGTCTAACATCATTAGGAGCCATCAGTCTCACCCCAGCCGTCAGTACGTCGGCTCCATCTGCTCCTCAGAATTCATCGGTGACCAGCACCTCGAGCGTAGCTCCTACCCCAGTATTCGGTCAGCCTCCTTCCTCCGCTCCCACTTCAGCGTTCGGATCCACGGCCTTTGGCAGTTCCAGCACCTCTGGCTTTGGCAAGCCTGCGTTCGGACAGACTCCCGCTGCTGGTTTTGGCCAGCCCGCTACTTCTGGTTCTGCTAGCGGCTTCTCTTTTAACCAGTCGTCGTTCAGTGCCGGTTCTGGTTTTGGGCAGCCGGCCTCACCTGCGACCGCTACGCCGGCGTCCGGCAGTGGAGGAGGATTGTTTGGATCATCTACTCCCAACAGTTCCTTCTCTTTTGGAGCTGCGGCCACCAATCCTGCCACCAGTACAGGCGGAGGGCTCTTCGGTCAGACCAGTACTCCCGCGTTCGGACAGCCCAGCGCAGGTTTCGGACAGGGCTCTATGTTCGGCAGTAACACGACTACAGCGTCCTCTACTGGATTCGGCTTCGGACAACCATCAG TGTTTGGCAGTAGTACAGCAGCTCCATCATCGGTGTTTGGTCAGCAGTCCAGTGGTTCTGGTGTTTTCGGTCag ACTCAGTCTGGTGGAGGTTTGTTCGGTTCAGCTGGAGGAAACGCATCATCTGGTTCTGGATTCTTCAGCGGTCTCGGTGGCAAACCCAGTGAAGACGCCGCCAACAAAAACCCATTTGGGTCAACAAATACTGGAGGCTTTGGTCAGGCTGTCAATACAG GTTCTGCCGGTCTGTTTGGGAGCAATAAAGGTTTCGGTGTGAGCAGCAGTTCATTTGGTGAACAGAAACCCAGTGGAGCGTTCAGTACCGGTGCCGGATCTGTGGCCCAACAGGGCTTTGGCTCATTCTCAACACCTACAAAACAAG GTTTTGGAAGTGCTCCCGTGTTCGGCAGTCCTCCTACCTTCGGCGGCTCACCGGCATTTGGAGGTCCGTCCAGTTTTGGCTCCGCCCCTTCTTTCAGCAGTCCATTAGGCTCCACCTCTTCAGGAAAAGTCTTTGGAGAGGGCACAGCAGCTGCGAATATGGGCGGGTTCGG GTTCGCCTCTCCTCCTAGTGCGTCCTCATTCGGCAGTCTAGCCAATCAGAGTTCTGCTCCATCATTTGGGAGTTTGGCGCAGCAgcaacaacagcagcagcagcaggcACCATCAGGGTTTGGTGCTCCTCCGGCCTCTGGATTCTCTGCTTTCGGCTCATCTGCAG GTTTTGGAGGTTTCgggaacacaaacacaaacca GTCTCCAGCTCAGACGTTCAACAGTTGGAGAAGTTAA